One region of Synechococcus sp. UW69 genomic DNA includes:
- the rpsG gene encoding 30S ribosomal protein S7, whose amino-acid sequence MSRRNAAEKRPILPDPQFNSRLATMMVVRLMQHGKKSTAQRILSDAFGLINERTGGDPLELFETAVKNATPLVEVRARRVGGATYQVPMEVRQERGTAMALRWLVSFSRARNGRSMAQKLAGELMDAANEAGSAVRKREETHKMAEANKAFAHYRY is encoded by the coding sequence ATGTCCCGCCGCAACGCCGCTGAAAAGCGCCCGATTCTTCCCGATCCGCAGTTCAACAGCCGCCTCGCCACGATGATGGTGGTGCGCCTGATGCAGCACGGCAAGAAGTCCACAGCGCAACGGATCCTGTCCGACGCGTTCGGGCTGATCAATGAGCGCACCGGCGGAGATCCGCTCGAACTGTTCGAAACTGCCGTCAAGAACGCCACTCCATTGGTGGAAGTGCGCGCTCGCCGGGTTGGTGGCGCCACCTATCAGGTGCCCATGGAAGTGCGCCAGGAGCGCGGAACGGCCATGGCCCTGCGCTGGCTGGTGAGCTTTTCCCGTGCCCGTAATGGTCGGAGCATGGCCCAGAAGTTGGCTGGCGAATTAATGGATGCCGCCAATGAGGCTGGCAGCGCCGTTCGCAAGCGCGAAGAGACCCACAAAATGGCCGAAGCCAACAAAGCCTTCGCCCACTACCGCTACTGA
- a CDS encoding methyltransferase domain-containing protein, with amino-acid sequence MLGSLLVVAGAAGATGLALWLRRDRRYESSESVASAYDAWTEDRLLEQLWGEHVHLGHYGTPPGSCDFREAKEAFVHELVRWSGLNQLPAGSRVLDVGCGIGGSARILARDYGLDVLGISISPAQVKRATQLTPSGLTCRFQVMDALDLQLPDQSFDAVWSVEAGPHMPDKQRYADELLRVMRPEGLLAVADWNRRDPSDGGMTRPERLVMRQLLNQWAHPEFASIKGFRQNLDNSAHHRGQIVTDDWTQATLPSWIDSIVEGIRRPWSVLSLGPKAVLQGLRETPTLLLMHWAFATGLMQFGVFRIRRD; translated from the coding sequence ATGTTGGGATCTCTGCTTGTGGTGGCCGGAGCGGCTGGAGCAACCGGGCTTGCCCTATGGCTTCGTCGCGACCGGCGCTACGAATCGTCGGAGAGTGTTGCCTCCGCCTACGACGCCTGGACCGAAGACCGTTTGTTGGAGCAACTCTGGGGGGAACATGTCCATCTCGGCCATTACGGGACCCCGCCCGGCTCCTGCGACTTTCGCGAAGCCAAGGAAGCCTTCGTTCACGAGCTTGTGCGATGGAGCGGTCTGAACCAACTTCCCGCCGGCAGCCGGGTGCTGGATGTGGGATGCGGCATCGGTGGCAGTGCCCGCATCCTGGCGCGGGATTACGGGTTGGACGTTCTCGGCATCAGCATCAGCCCAGCCCAGGTGAAGCGGGCCACGCAACTCACCCCATCAGGCCTGACCTGCCGCTTCCAGGTGATGGACGCCTTGGATCTTCAACTGCCCGATCAGAGCTTTGATGCGGTCTGGAGTGTGGAGGCAGGCCCGCACATGCCGGACAAACAGCGTTATGCCGATGAACTGCTGCGGGTGATGCGGCCGGAGGGTCTGCTTGCTGTGGCCGACTGGAACCGCCGCGACCCATCCGACGGCGGCATGACGCGACCCGAACGCTTGGTGATGCGTCAGTTGCTCAACCAGTGGGCCCATCCCGAATTCGCCAGCATCAAGGGGTTCCGCCAAAACCTCGACAACAGCGCCCACCATCGTGGTCAGATCGTCACCGATGACTGGACCCAGGCCACGCTGCCCTCATGGATTGACTCCATCGTCGAGGGCATCCGACGTCCCTGGTCTGTGCTCAGCCTGGGACCCAAAGCAGTGCTTCAAGGCCTGAGGGAGACGCCGACGTTGTTGCTCATGCACTGGGCCTTCGCCACCGGCCTGATGCAATTTGGCGTTTTTCGGATCCGTCGAGACTGA
- a CDS encoding LON peptidase substrate-binding domain-containing protein produces the protein MSDFSVRELPLFPLPDVVLFPQQLLPLHIFESRYRMLLQTVLETDKRFGIVRINPENGEMAEIGCCAEVLQHQTTEDGRSYIVSLGQQRFRLLNITRETPYRTAMVSWLEDEPVADAEALNSLRDKVSEALNDVVQLTSKLQNREVELPDDLPDLPRELSFWISAHLDQAASEQQSLLELTDTQERLSQQFEMLDHTRRQLAARTVLMDLK, from the coding sequence GTGTCCGATTTTTCCGTGAGGGAGCTTCCCCTGTTCCCCCTGCCGGACGTCGTGTTGTTCCCTCAGCAGCTCCTGCCGCTGCACATTTTTGAATCGCGTTATCGGATGCTTCTCCAGACGGTTCTGGAGACCGACAAACGATTCGGCATCGTTCGCATCAATCCTGAGAACGGCGAGATGGCCGAAATCGGGTGCTGCGCAGAGGTGCTCCAGCACCAAACCACTGAAGACGGTCGCAGCTACATCGTTTCGCTGGGCCAACAGCGGTTCCGCCTGTTGAACATCACCCGTGAAACGCCCTACCGAACAGCCATGGTGAGCTGGTTGGAAGATGAGCCCGTGGCCGATGCCGAGGCACTCAACAGCTTGCGGGACAAGGTCAGCGAAGCCTTGAACGACGTCGTTCAGCTGACAAGCAAGCTGCAGAACCGAGAGGTGGAACTCCCTGATGATCTCCCTGATCTACCGCGGGAGCTGTCGTTCTGGATCAGTGCCCATCTCGACCAGGCCGCATCAGAGCAACAGAGTCTTCTGGAACTGACCGACACCCAAGAGCGTTTGAGTCAGCAGTTTGAAATGTTGGACCACACCCGACGCCAGTTGGCGGCCCGCACCGTACTGATGGATCTGAAGTGA
- a CDS encoding phosphodiester glycosidase family protein, whose protein sequence is MLAFAPLSAPPPAPPPELRFVPKQSGDEVLVGRERSKAVWLWRGSNTATEELWLPLELLESRLGFRRVARIDGEALEWFGRTVPLASLETRSLGDEVGLEVSDWLTEIGVATQVNGSSLTLRLPTPTVNNLRRGKGSTADRLVLDLNGPALVQQLNGDLLLELKVSPSQKRQLKAWGLAPQQRHDGGLVLQGQATKLRSLSLSSPWRLVLDGVRVGGRRQPPSARLPLSNPTVAALLRRGFVLEKRTIKVGVKPIQVFRAGGDLSGLGITLQPLAKTEQQQGLQFLPQLSQPAGALVAVNGGFFNRINQLPLGALRRQGVWLSGPILNRGVIAWGSSGDLQFGRLRLDQTLQVNNGQHWGIKAINSGYVQKGLSLYTPAWGPRYRALSGEEEALLIRGGRVEATFEQTNLQRGISIPQDAELVVARGRTPLPARPGDRILLRSRASSSLAQQPNVLGGGPLLMQNGRVVLNGRQEGFSPGFMSLAAPRTVVAQGQSGQWLMTLRGASGSDPTLVETALAAQQLGLRDALNMDGGSSTTLVVAGQTVMNGRGSTPRVHNGLGLIPL, encoded by the coding sequence ATGCTGGCCTTTGCCCCACTTTCCGCGCCACCGCCCGCGCCACCTCCAGAGCTGCGCTTTGTGCCGAAGCAAAGTGGTGATGAAGTCCTCGTCGGCCGAGAGCGCAGCAAAGCGGTTTGGCTTTGGAGGGGCAGCAACACAGCAACAGAGGAACTCTGGCTGCCCTTGGAGCTCCTGGAATCCCGGCTGGGTTTCAGGCGCGTTGCTCGCATCGACGGAGAGGCACTGGAATGGTTCGGTCGAACCGTCCCCCTGGCTTCGCTAGAGACCCGTTCGCTCGGGGATGAAGTCGGTCTCGAAGTGAGCGACTGGCTCACCGAGATCGGTGTTGCCACCCAAGTGAACGGAAGCAGCCTGACGCTTCGGCTGCCCACCCCAACCGTGAACAACCTGCGCCGCGGCAAGGGTTCAACAGCCGATCGTTTGGTGCTTGATCTGAACGGACCCGCCTTGGTGCAGCAGCTGAACGGTGACCTGTTGCTGGAGCTCAAGGTCTCGCCGTCACAGAAACGTCAGCTCAAAGCGTGGGGGCTCGCTCCTCAGCAGCGTCATGACGGCGGCCTTGTGCTGCAGGGACAAGCCACAAAGCTACGGAGCTTGAGCCTGTCGTCTCCCTGGCGATTGGTGCTGGACGGTGTGCGGGTCGGCGGCCGCCGCCAACCCCCAAGCGCACGCCTGCCCCTAAGCAATCCAACTGTTGCCGCGTTGCTCAGGCGGGGCTTTGTGCTGGAGAAACGCACGATCAAGGTGGGGGTGAAACCCATCCAGGTGTTTCGTGCTGGCGGTGACCTGAGCGGCCTTGGGATCACCCTGCAGCCCCTGGCCAAGACCGAACAGCAACAGGGCCTGCAGTTTCTTCCGCAGCTCTCCCAACCAGCAGGGGCGCTGGTCGCCGTGAACGGAGGGTTTTTCAACCGGATCAATCAACTCCCCCTTGGAGCCCTGCGGCGCCAGGGGGTCTGGCTATCGGGACCGATTTTGAACCGCGGCGTCATCGCTTGGGGATCGTCAGGAGATCTGCAGTTCGGCCGACTTCGCCTGGACCAAACGTTGCAGGTGAACAACGGTCAGCACTGGGGCATCAAAGCGATCAACAGCGGCTACGTCCAAAAAGGACTGAGCCTTTACACACCGGCCTGGGGCCCCCGCTACCGGGCCTTGAGCGGTGAAGAGGAAGCACTCTTGATTCGCGGTGGCCGCGTCGAGGCAACGTTCGAGCAAACCAACCTGCAGCGCGGGATTTCCATCCCACAGGACGCTGAGTTGGTGGTGGCTCGCGGGCGCACCCCACTACCAGCGCGACCTGGCGATCGGATCCTGTTGAGATCACGGGCGAGCTCATCCCTCGCCCAACAGCCGAATGTGCTGGGCGGCGGTCCACTCCTGATGCAGAACGGGCGTGTGGTTCTGAATGGACGCCAAGAAGGCTTTAGTCCCGGCTTCATGAGCTTGGCGGCACCGCGGACCGTGGTGGCCCAAGGGCAGAGCGGTCAATGGCTAATGACCCTGCGTGGTGCCTCTGGCAGTGATCCCACGCTTGTGGAAACAGCACTGGCAGCCCAACAACTGGGCCTGCGTGATGCGTTGAATATGGATGGCGGCAGTTCGACAACGCTCGTCGTGGCAGGTCAAACCGTGATGAACGGTCGTGGCAGCACCCCGAGAGTTCATAACGGACTGGGGCTTATCCCCCTCTGA
- the tuf gene encoding elongation factor Tu: MAREKFERNKPHVNIGTIGHVDHGKTTLTAAITNVLAKKGQAEVQNYADIDGAPEERERGITINTAHVEYETESRHYAHVDCPGHADYVKNMITGAAQMDGAILVCAATDGPMAQTKEHILLAKQVGVPALVVALNKCDMVDDEEIIELVEMEIRELLSSYDFPGDDIPVVQVSGLKAIEGEAEWEAKIEELMAAVDASIPEPEREVDKPFLMAVEDVFSITGRGTVATGRIERGMVKVGEEIEIVGIREPRKTTVTGVEMFRKLLDEGMAGDNVGLLLRGIQKEDIERGMVLVKPGSITPHTKFEGQVYVLKKEEGGRHTPFFAGYRPQFYIRTTDVTGQITAFTAEDGSNVEMVMPGDNIQMTGELICPVAMETGMRFAIREGGRTIGAGVVSKIIE; this comes from the coding sequence ATGGCACGCGAGAAGTTCGAAAGGAACAAGCCCCACGTCAACATCGGCACCATCGGCCACGTTGACCACGGCAAGACCACCCTCACCGCCGCGATCACCAACGTGCTCGCCAAGAAAGGGCAGGCTGAAGTTCAGAACTATGCCGACATCGACGGCGCCCCCGAAGAGCGTGAGCGCGGCATCACCATCAACACCGCTCACGTTGAGTACGAGACCGAGTCTCGTCACTACGCTCACGTGGACTGCCCTGGCCACGCGGACTATGTGAAGAACATGATCACCGGTGCCGCTCAGATGGACGGCGCCATCCTGGTGTGTGCTGCCACCGACGGCCCCATGGCCCAGACCAAGGAGCACATCCTTCTGGCCAAGCAGGTGGGCGTTCCAGCTCTGGTGGTTGCACTGAACAAGTGCGACATGGTCGATGACGAAGAGATCATCGAACTGGTGGAAATGGAGATCCGTGAACTGCTCTCCAGCTACGACTTCCCCGGCGATGACATCCCCGTCGTTCAGGTGTCTGGCCTGAAGGCCATCGAAGGCGAGGCTGAGTGGGAAGCCAAGATCGAGGAACTGATGGCGGCTGTTGACGCCAGCATTCCTGAGCCTGAGCGGGAAGTGGACAAGCCCTTCCTGATGGCTGTGGAAGACGTCTTCTCCATCACCGGTCGTGGCACCGTGGCCACCGGCCGTATTGAGCGCGGCATGGTCAAAGTCGGCGAAGAAATCGAGATCGTCGGCATTCGCGAGCCTCGGAAGACAACCGTCACCGGTGTGGAAATGTTCCGCAAGCTGCTCGACGAGGGCATGGCTGGCGACAACGTTGGTCTGCTGCTGCGCGGCATCCAGAAGGAAGACATCGAACGCGGCATGGTGTTGGTGAAGCCTGGCTCCATCACCCCTCACACCAAATTCGAAGGTCAGGTGTATGTGCTGAAGAAGGAAGAAGGCGGCCGCCACACTCCTTTCTTCGCTGGCTACCGCCCGCAGTTCTACATCCGTACAACTGACGTGACCGGCCAGATCACCGCCTTCACCGCTGAAGACGGCAGCAATGTCGAAATGGTGATGCCTGGTGACAACATCCAGATGACCGGTGAGCTGATCTGTCCTGTTGCGATGGAAACCGGCATGCGTTTCGCTATCCGCGAAGGCGGCCGCACCATCGGTGCTGGCGTGGTCTCCAAGATCATCGAGTGA
- the rpsJ gene encoding 30S ribosomal protein S10: MSTAIAQQKIRIRLKAFDRRMLDLSCEKIIETADNTAATAIGPIPLPTKRKIYCVLRSPHVDKDSREHFETRTHRRIIDIYSPSAKTIDALMKLDLPSGVDIEVKL, from the coding sequence ATGTCCACTGCCATCGCTCAGCAGAAGATCCGCATCCGCCTTAAGGCGTTTGACCGCCGCATGCTGGATCTGTCTTGCGAGAAAATCATTGAAACGGCCGATAACACCGCTGCAACTGCAATCGGTCCGATCCCCCTGCCCACGAAACGCAAGATCTACTGCGTTCTGCGCTCCCCCCACGTGGACAAGGACTCCCGCGAGCACTTCGAGACCCGCACGCACCGTCGGATCATCGACATCTACAGCCCTTCAGCCAAAACCATCGACGCGCTGATGAAGCTAGATCTCCCCAGTGGTGTGGACATCGAAGTGAAGCTCTGA
- the fusA gene encoding elongation factor G translates to MARDFPLERVRNIGIAAHIDAGKTTTTERILFYSGVVHKIGEVHDGAAVTDWMAQERERGITITAAAISTSWQDHRINIIDTPGHVDFTIEVERSMRVLDGVIAVFCAVGGVQPQSETVWRQADRYSVPRMVFVNKMDRTGADFLKVHGQIKDRLKANAVPIQLPIGAEGELSGIIDLVANKAYIYKNDLGTDIEEAEVPAAMADEVAEWRNTLMETVAETDESLIEKFLESGELSVDELKQGIREGVLKHGLVPMLCGSAFKNKGVQLVLDAVIDYLPAPVDVPPIQGVLPDGSEAVRPSDDSAPFSALAFKVMADPYGKLTFVRMYSGVLEKGSYVLNSTKGEKERISRLVVLKADDREEVDALRAGDLGAVLGLKNTTTGDTLCTQDDPIVLETLFIPEPVISVAVEPKTKGDMEKLSKALVSLAEEDPTFRVNTDSETGQTVIAGMGELHLEILVDRMLREFKVEANIGAPQVSYRETIRGSAGGEGKFSRQTGGKGQYGHVVIEMEPGEPGSGFEFVNKIVGGVVPKEYIKPAEQGMKETCESGVIAGYPLIDVKCTMVHGSYHDVDSSEMAFKIAGSMAFKDGVKKCNPVLLEPMMKVEVEVPEDFLGSIIGDLSSRRGQVEGQSVDDGTSKISAKVPLAEMFGYATELRSMTQGRGIFSMEFDNYAEVPRNVAEAIISKNQGNS, encoded by the coding sequence GTGGCCCGCGACTTCCCCCTGGAACGCGTCAGAAATATTGGTATCGCTGCTCACATCGATGCCGGAAAAACCACCACTACCGAACGGATCCTGTTCTATTCCGGTGTGGTGCACAAAATCGGCGAGGTGCATGACGGCGCTGCAGTCACCGACTGGATGGCCCAGGAGCGGGAACGTGGCATCACGATCACGGCAGCTGCCATTTCGACGTCTTGGCAGGACCATCGGATCAACATCATTGACACGCCTGGCCACGTGGACTTCACCATCGAGGTGGAGCGTTCCATGCGTGTGCTGGATGGTGTGATCGCCGTCTTCTGCGCGGTTGGTGGTGTTCAGCCCCAATCCGAGACCGTTTGGCGTCAGGCGGATCGCTACTCCGTCCCCCGGATGGTGTTCGTCAACAAGATGGACCGCACCGGTGCGGACTTCCTCAAGGTTCACGGCCAGATCAAGGATCGCCTCAAGGCCAATGCTGTCCCGATCCAGCTTCCGATCGGGGCTGAAGGTGAACTGAGCGGCATCATCGATCTCGTTGCCAACAAGGCGTACATCTATAAGAACGATCTCGGCACCGATATCGAAGAGGCCGAAGTGCCGGCTGCTATGGCCGACGAGGTGGCCGAATGGCGGAACACCTTGATGGAAACCGTCGCCGAAACCGACGAGTCTCTGATCGAGAAGTTCCTCGAGAGCGGCGAACTCAGCGTTGATGAGCTCAAGCAAGGCATTCGCGAAGGCGTGCTGAAGCACGGTCTTGTACCCATGCTCTGCGGCTCTGCCTTCAAGAACAAAGGCGTGCAGCTGGTGCTCGACGCCGTGATCGACTACCTGCCAGCTCCTGTCGATGTCCCCCCCATCCAGGGTGTGCTTCCCGACGGCAGCGAAGCCGTGCGTCCTTCCGACGACAGTGCTCCTTTCAGTGCCCTCGCCTTCAAGGTGATGGCCGATCCTTACGGCAAACTCACCTTCGTCCGGATGTACTCCGGCGTGCTGGAGAAAGGCAGTTATGTGCTCAACTCCACCAAGGGAGAGAAGGAGCGCATCTCTCGTCTTGTGGTGCTGAAGGCGGATGATCGCGAAGAAGTCGATGCCCTGCGAGCCGGAGACCTCGGCGCTGTGCTGGGTCTGAAGAACACCACCACCGGTGACACCCTCTGCACCCAGGACGATCCCATCGTTCTTGAGACCCTGTTCATCCCCGAACCGGTGATCTCAGTGGCCGTGGAGCCCAAGACCAAGGGCGACATGGAAAAACTCTCCAAGGCACTTGTGTCTTTGGCAGAGGAAGACCCCACGTTCCGCGTCAATACTGACTCTGAAACCGGTCAGACCGTGATCGCCGGCATGGGCGAGCTCCACCTGGAAATCCTGGTGGACCGCATGCTGCGCGAATTCAAGGTGGAAGCCAACATCGGCGCACCTCAGGTGTCCTATCGCGAAACCATCCGTGGTTCCGCAGGTGGCGAAGGCAAGTTCTCTCGTCAGACCGGTGGTAAGGGTCAATACGGCCACGTCGTGATCGAAATGGAACCGGGTGAGCCCGGCTCCGGCTTCGAATTCGTCAACAAGATCGTGGGCGGTGTCGTTCCGAAGGAATACATCAAGCCCGCCGAGCAGGGCATGAAAGAGACCTGCGAATCCGGTGTGATCGCCGGATATCCGCTGATCGATGTGAAATGCACGATGGTGCATGGCTCATATCACGACGTCGACTCTTCGGAGATGGCGTTCAAGATCGCCGGATCCATGGCCTTCAAGGACGGCGTCAAGAAGTGCAATCCTGTGCTGCTTGAACCGATGATGAAGGTCGAGGTCGAAGTCCCCGAGGATTTCCTCGGTTCGATCATCGGCGACCTGTCCTCCCGTCGAGGTCAGGTTGAAGGCCAGTCCGTCGATGACGGCACGTCCAAAATCTCGGCCAAGGTGCCCCTTGCCGAGATGTTCGGTTACGCCACCGAGCTCCGCTCCATGACCCAGGGCCGGGGCATTTTCTCGATGGAATTCGACAATTACGCCGAAGTTCCTCGCAATGTGGCCGAGGCCATCATCTCCAAGAATCAGGGCAATTCCTGA
- a CDS encoding AIR synthase gives MAANLRLTAAAAAELGRQAAVAGTPGQMHLDVTPGECAQHVLRIRAGHLAGIAIARADGVTLHAPAEQLKLLEGLCLDYRGDLSGGGFLIRSSDGVEPCACGSAFSRV, from the coding sequence ATGGCTGCCAATTTGCGGCTGACCGCTGCCGCTGCTGCCGAGCTAGGGCGTCAGGCTGCCGTGGCGGGAACACCCGGGCAGATGCATCTCGACGTCACTCCAGGGGAATGCGCACAGCATGTGCTGCGCATTCGAGCAGGACATTTGGCCGGTATTGCCATTGCAAGGGCCGATGGCGTGACGCTGCACGCCCCTGCAGAGCAGCTCAAATTGCTCGAGGGTCTTTGTCTGGACTACCGCGGCGACCTCAGTGGTGGCGGATTTCTGATCCGCAGCAGCGACGGTGTTGAACCCTGTGCCTGTGGCAGTGCCTTCAGCCGCGTCTGA
- the rpsL gene encoding 30S ribosomal protein S12, with the protein MPTIQQLIRTERSRLKAKTKSPALKSCPERRGVCTRVYTSTPKKPNSALRKVARVRLTSGFEVTAYIGGVGHNLQEHSVVLIRGGRVKDLPGVRYHIIRGTLDTAGVKDRRQSRSKYGAKAPKE; encoded by the coding sequence ATGCCAACCATCCAACAGCTGATCCGCACTGAGCGCTCACGCCTCAAGGCCAAGACAAAGTCCCCGGCCCTGAAATCGTGTCCGGAACGACGCGGTGTTTGCACCCGCGTTTACACCTCAACGCCGAAAAAGCCCAATTCGGCTTTGCGCAAGGTGGCTCGTGTGCGCCTTACTTCCGGCTTTGAAGTCACGGCTTATATCGGTGGCGTCGGTCACAACCTGCAGGAGCACTCGGTCGTTTTGATCCGTGGTGGTCGTGTCAAGGACCTCCCTGGCGTCCGCTATCACATCATTCGCGGAACCCTGGATACAGCTGGTGTGAAAGACCGGCGTCAGTCCCGCTCCAAGTACGGCGCCAAGGCTCCCAAGGAGTGA